In Microbispora sp. ZYX-F-249, a single genomic region encodes these proteins:
- the mltG gene encoding endolytic transglycosylase MltG, whose protein sequence is MNDLDMDFLLGAEDDDGSPRRRPSGSRTQQRRSRRRRKKQRRKGRVATLFAVVIIVGVLGGLGYFGFTWARGVMIPKDYTGEGRGEVVVEIEEGASATDVAQMLEDEGVVASARAFVNAIGAAGKSSSLQPGQYEMRKGMSAESALALLDPKNRMLNRLTIREGLRLSKIYEELSTATGKPVEEFKKAARADIGLPAYAKGRLEGYAFPATYEISSKLTPQQILTKMVDRFNQTADRVDLEGQAKQLGFTARQIIIIASIVQAESGSAEDMPKVARVIYNRLSSNPQMKLGMDSTVMYGLNKYGIAASHADLESTSRYNTYKYFGLPPGPIANPGDHAIEAALHPADGNWLYFVTVDPKRGITKFTDKESEFWKLRDEFNRNNK, encoded by the coding sequence ATGAATGATCTGGACATGGACTTCCTGCTCGGCGCCGAGGACGACGACGGTTCTCCCCGGCGCCGGCCCTCTGGCAGCCGTACCCAGCAGCGGCGCAGCCGCAGACGCCGCAAGAAGCAGCGGCGCAAGGGCAGGGTCGCGACGCTGTTCGCCGTTGTGATCATCGTCGGCGTTCTCGGCGGCCTCGGCTACTTCGGATTCACCTGGGCGCGCGGCGTGATGATCCCCAAGGACTACACCGGGGAGGGGCGCGGGGAGGTCGTCGTCGAGATCGAGGAGGGCGCGAGCGCCACCGACGTCGCCCAGATGCTGGAGGACGAGGGCGTCGTGGCCAGCGCGCGGGCGTTCGTCAACGCCATCGGCGCCGCCGGGAAGAGCTCCTCGCTCCAGCCGGGCCAGTACGAGATGCGCAAGGGCATGTCCGCCGAGTCCGCGCTCGCCCTGCTCGACCCCAAGAACCGGATGCTCAACCGGCTGACGATCCGCGAGGGGCTGCGGCTGAGCAAGATCTACGAGGAGCTGTCCACCGCCACGGGCAAGCCGGTCGAGGAGTTCAAGAAGGCCGCGCGCGCCGACATCGGGCTCCCCGCGTACGCCAAGGGCCGTCTGGAGGGCTACGCGTTCCCGGCCACGTACGAGATCAGCAGCAAGCTCACCCCGCAGCAGATCCTCACCAAGATGGTCGACCGGTTCAACCAGACCGCGGACCGGGTGGACCTGGAGGGGCAGGCGAAGCAGCTGGGCTTCACCGCCAGGCAGATCATCATCATCGCCAGCATCGTGCAGGCGGAGTCCGGCAGCGCCGAGGACATGCCGAAGGTCGCCCGGGTCATCTACAACCGGCTGAGCTCCAACCCCCAGATGAAGCTGGGCATGGACAGCACGGTCATGTACGGCCTGAACAAGTACGGCATCGCGGCCTCGCACGCCGACCTGGAGAGCACCTCGCGGTACAACACCTACAAGTACTTCGGCCTGCCGCCCGGCCCGATCGCCAACCCCGGCGACCACGCGATCGAGGCCGCCCTGCACCCGGCGGACGGCAACTGGCTGTACTTCGTGACGGTCGACCCCAAGCGGGGCATCACCAAGTTCACCGACAAGGAGTCGGAGTTCTGGAAGCTGCGCGACGAGTTCAACCGGAACAACAAAT